The following nucleotide sequence is from Hevea brasiliensis isolate MT/VB/25A 57/8 chromosome 7, ASM3005281v1, whole genome shotgun sequence.
GCAATAAAATAATTCTTATCTAATAAATTTGATATGAAGAATCTAGGTATAGTTGATGTTATTTTAAGtattaaattattgaaaaaatattaTAGCGTTGCTTTAATTTTCTATATTTATACTCTAAAGCATCCCATAACTCGAGCAGTTTTAGTATAGCTAAATAATACAATAAATGTTATCAAACAAAGCACTTAAAATTTCACCATGGCATAAGATATCTTTATCAGCGAAATCATCATTAGTACTAAAATAAGGTAccattaaatgaaataattaaacattCTTTTTCACCATAAAATATGGTACCTATAAAACTAGTTTGTAATGGATATGTAATTAGAAAGACATCTTCAGATTGGACAATATCAGTAAGTCACAAGGGATGACCCACTGCAATGGACATCGGTAGCTTCAGAAAGCCTTTGCCTTGGCGACAATGCTGTGATGCTAGTAGCGTCAACATCCAAGTTTACAATGCATTTTCGCTTCTGAAAATCTGAATTCATCTTTTCCTCTGACGAAGCCTCAACAATGGGACTTAATGCATCTTTCTGCTGAAGGGATACCATGGCTTGAGCTTCTGCAACAACTGATGGATTATCATCTGTAGCGTACAGAATTTTTTTTATTGCTGCAACAACCTGTAGAGAAGAAACATTATATCACCGGTTAGCACTTTGTGATAGCCAATTCAACAATATTATCTGGTTCTGATTTTTTCCAAATTGTTGAACAGTACAGTTGATTTTTCAATCTCAGGACACTGGCACAAAATCTCGATATCTCTCAGCTTTGCAAAGTAGAAGTCTCTCTCCTTCTCAAGATTATCCACTGACAGCTTCAATTCTGTGATCTGCATATCAAGCAATATTAGCGTCTAGACAACATCCTTAAAGAAGTGCATTCAGTTGTTCAATAATTCATACCTGTTCATCATATGCAGCCACTGGACTAGGAGGTGGTTTTGAAGCCTTTACAGATTGACTTGTAGAGTTCACAGAGGACACGTCATTCCTTTTAGCACTGTGGGAGGACTGTGCTTTGGGGACAGCTGTTGAACTCTTGGCTGAAGGTTGAGATGGTGGACATTTCTTGCTTGCTTCTTTTCCTCCCTTGCTTGCCTCTCTTCTTTCCATTGGACTGTAACTGACCACCAAAGTACATAAGTAAATTCAAACAGAAGTTATGTCTATTCTAGCACAACAGGAAAGGcttaacttatccagaaatatattACTCTATTTATCAGAATTGTACACACAAGTAAGATCAGAAACGAAGTCAACACAAATTTCAAGAGGAGAATAGACAAGTTGTATACTGCATTGTAAAGCTTCCAGCAGCAGGGAGAAAACTTTCTAGAATTTATGTAACTTGTTACCAATTCTGCATTTCCTGATATGAGTCTACTAAGTACGGACAAGACAAGCGAACTGAAAAATCTTCTAGGTGTATATATATTGCAGTGAGAAATCTTTGCGGAtcacaaaaattaaaaagaaatgtaCATGAAGTTTTCTTTTAGGGTTGGAAAACAATACATAATAGTTAGATAAAAGACAAAAGgacaagaaaagaagagaaactgCCACCAGAGTTAGTAGGGGTTGGCTCCTTGTCTTGTTCCTTACTTAACTATTAAACTTGGACTTAAGATGCCCAGTAAGGCACAGTTCAGGCATTTCAAATTCCTAGTATCCAAGAACGGCAAAGAGATGCTTCTTATTTGATTAAACAAATAAATGGAAATCTACagcacaaaattaaaaaattgcacGATTTGAAAGAGGCTATTAGAGTGAAAAAGGCTTTGAATTGACCAAGAACAAAGAAACTTCAACAGAAATGAAGTTCTACCAGGACTGGTATATTCAAGATACTGCCATATAGTGACAAATTTGACTGAACAAATCAACTGAATATAAATCGAAACAGCAGAGCAAACGAAACACAGTAATGAGAAATTCTACCAAGAAACAATAGATCTTACTTCGTATCTCAGTTCAGCAAATGAAGTAAAGTAAAAGAAGGTTAAATACAATCACAAATaccaaaaataaaggaaaaaaaaataaaaagaaaaggccATTAGAGTGAAAATTACTTGAGAGTACCTCCATTAACAGAATCGCAGTAACGCTTCATCCACTATATGAACTCCAAATTATCAAGCGGCCTTCGTTTTG
It contains:
- the LOC110645749 gene encoding LOW QUALITY PROTEIN: microtubule-associated protein RP/EB family member 1C (The sequence of the model RefSeq protein was modified relative to this genomic sequence to represent the inferred CDS: inserted 1 base in 1 codon; substituted 1 base at 1 genomic stop codon), with product MATKIGMMDSASFVGRSEILSWINSTPHLNLSKVEEACTGAVHCQLMDSVHPGIVAMHKVNFDAKNEYEMIQNYKVLQDVFNKLKISKHIEVXNLTKRRPLDNLEFIXWMKRYCDSVNGGTLNYSPMERREASKGGKEASKKCPPSQPSAKSSTAVPKAQSSHSAKRNDVSSVNSTSQSVKASKPPPSPVAAYDEQITELKLSVDNLEKERDFYFAKLRDIEILCQCPEIEKSTVVAAIKKILYATDDNPSVVAEAQAMVSLQQKDALSPIVEASSEEKMNSDFQKRKCIVNLDVDATSITALSPRQRLSEATDVHCSGSSLVTY